In Silene latifolia isolate original U9 population chromosome 6, ASM4854445v1, whole genome shotgun sequence, the genomic window CGCTATCTTTTGGCTTTGGAATGTGAGGGAAGAAGGGAAAATGAGATCCTAAAGGGTGTACATTTCTTATATTGTGCAGTAGCTATTGATTCATGCAATTCTAGACCCAATTGTGATTGGGGTTGTCCAGAAGCCGACTCTCACTTACCTTGCAAAAGTCAGGCTCCTTTGATTCAATGTGTCAATGTTGTTTTATCAAAGGGGTTGATATCAAGGATGAGTTATATGTTTGTTGGAGGCCTTGCTAGTTATTCATGAAGATAATGCTTCTTTTGTAGTGCAGTTTGAGGAGCAATATGTCTAGCTTGTGTTCGTAAAACTCTTTCTTCATCTGATAAGTGGATGGATTACTGAAGAATTAATAATAGCTAAGTAGCAACTTGTTATATATCTGACATAATAGACAGAATATTGAATATTCTTGTGACACTAAAGCCGTGTTTTGATGGGTAAGGAAGTGATAACTTTAATACAACAATGGAATAGTAGAAGTTGTAAAGTACTGCTGATGGCAACTTGCCAACTAGGGAGCCTTTGTGGTAAGTAGTAGTTTATGCTTTTAGCTATAGACTTTGAAAAGCAGAGATCCAGGAGAGGATTATGTAGATAGAATGGGTCACGGTGGTTTAAAGTGGGGATAGGAAGGGATTTATATAGTATTCTCTGTGTCTGGAAGAGGTTCCAGATGCCATTGTTCAGTTTGTGACGTAAATGTTTGTTATAACATTCAAAATGTTAAAGCACAATGTGTGGTTTTTGATGTTGCGAAGTATTTCAGGGTTCTTCTAAATGTCATGTATTTTTCTGAGTTCAAGATCAATGCTTATCTTCTTCATAATTTCATGCCTGGGATGATGCTTAGTTCTCTGTCTTGCATCATTTATCCaattccttattcttattattcttttATAATTGTTTTTCAGGCTGTAGTGTTTACTAATATCGACTTGGCAAAAGCAATTGAGTTTGATGAATATTGCCGTAATCATCAGCCTCCAATTGCCTTCATCAAGACTGAAGTACGCGGCCTTTTTGGTAGCATCTTCTGTGACTTTGGACCTGGGTTTACTGTAGTTGATGTGGATGGCAACGATCCGTACACGGGGATAATTGCATCAATAAGTAATGACAACCCTGCTCTTATTACTTGTGTGGATGATGAGAGGCTTGAATTTCAAGATGGCGATCTAGTTGTGTTCTCAGAAGTGTGTGGCATGACAGAATTGAATGATGGAAAGCCTAGAAAGGTCAAGACTGCAAGACCTTATTCTTTCACTCTCGATGAAGATACCACTAATTTTAAACCATATGAGAAAGGTGGTATTGTAACCCAAGTGAAACAGCCAAAGGTGCTGAATTTTAAATCATTGCGTGAATCACTAACAGACCCCGGTGATTTCCTGCTCAGTGACTTCTCCAAGTTTGACCGTCCACCTCTACTTCATCTGGCTTTCCAGGCATTGGATAAGTTTATATCAGAGTTGGGTAGATTTCCTGCTGCAGGATCTGAGGCGGATGCTGAAAAGCTAAAATCTTTTGTTACTGAAATAAATGATAGCTCAGCTGAGGGAAGACTCGAAAATATTGATCAGAATTTGCTCCGACACTTTGCTTTTGGAGCAAGGGCTGTCTTGAACCCAATGGCTGCAATGTTTGGTGGTATTGTTGGCCAAGAAGTCATAAAGGCATGCTCTGGGAAATTCCATCCTCTCTTCCAGGTTAGTCTTCTAGAAGCTGTGCATAAAGTCAAGATCTGTGTAGGTACACTTATCTTTGTTCCTGACAGGGTTATCTGAGATATTCTTTTTGTGCATTGCATTTTTCCCTTTGTGTAATTTCTTACACCTAAAAACGAGTGATTTTTTGTTCAAATTATCTGACTTATCACACCTACCCCTCCCTTGTAAACTTTCATATTTGTTGTAGCAGCCAGTCAAATTATCTGACTTATTCACTGTCATCATCCACCCATCTCTCCGGTTTGTCTATGGCCTATGTCATCTGCTCCTCAACCTGTGGCTTACTGGCGAGTGTTGATAAGACAAAAGCCAAACATCTCTCGTGTTTGCCTATAGTCTATGTCTTCTTGTTGTGGCTGGCACAATTGGGAGAAAGAGGGGGTTTGGGTTCTTTTCTTGGTGGAATCCTTTTGTTTATTGGGTGGTTACATTATTAATCTTTGATCCATGCTTCAGTATATATGAAATTATTTTCTTTTCTTCAGCTTTTTAATTCCAAATCTTTCGTTGTGAAATATCATGTTTTTTCATTTGGCCACGGGCCGCCATGCTCATTTAGATTCTTATTTtcccattgttttttttttgcagtTTTACTACTTTGACTCTTTGGAATCCCTTCCGTCTGAACCACTTGATCCAAGTGATCTGAAACCCTTGAACAGTCGATATGATGCCCAAATTTCTGTTTTCGGAGCCAAGCTCCAGAAAAAGCTTGAGGCGGCGAAGTTGTTTGTCGTGGGATCTGGTGCTCTGGGTTGTGAATTTCTGAAGAATCTTGCTTTGATGGGAGTTTCTTGTGGCAGTGAAGGGACGTTGACTATTACAGATGATGATGTTATAGAGAAGAGCAACCTTAGCAGACAATTTCTTTTCCGCGATTGGAATATTGGGCAGTCAAAATCAACTGTTGCTGCTACAGCAGCTGCTTCAATGAATCCTTCCCTTCGTATTGAAGCTCTTCAAAATCGTGCAAGCCCCGAGACCGAGAATGTTTTTGATGATACATTCTGGGAGAATCTTAGTGTTGTTATCAATGCACTCGATAATGTCAATGCCAGGCTCTATATCGATCAAAGGTGTGTGTATTTCCAAAAGCCTCTTCTGGAGTCTGGCACCCTTGGGGCCAAGTGTAATACTCAAATGGTCATACCTCATCTGACTGAAAACTATGGTGCTTCACGCGACCCACCTGAAAAACAAGCACCCATGTGTACTGTACACTCTTTCCCTCACAATATTGACCATTGCTTGACGTGGGCTCGCTCTGAGTTTGAAGGGCTCCTTGAGAAGACACCTGCTGAAGTAAATGCTTACCTGAGCAATCCAGGTGAATATGCAGCTGCTATGACAAAAGCCGGTGATGCGCAGGCCAGGGACACTCTTGAGCGTGTAATTGAGTGTCTTGACACAGAGAGATGTGAGACATTTGAGGACTGCATCACCTGGGCGCGTTTGAGGTACTTCGGACTATGGATGGTTGTTTTCTTTTTTCAGTAGTATATAGGTTTTGCCTTATAAAACTGTCATCTGGTATGAGATGGTCCAAAATGATAGTGACCCAATATGTACATAGAGTAAATACTTGGATTTTATGTGATTTCATTTTAATAACCTAATATTATAATGATGAAACAATTTTAATTTGTCAGTCACTATTGTAAAAATATCACTTCTTCAAAAATAAAATCTATGTTACTCGGATTCGGTTAGACGTATTCGACACGGGTACGTGTCCAAGTGTCGGATTCGCCTATTTTATGAAGAAAATTCatgtttttggtctaaaatgaagtgtccGAGTGTCCCACCCATGTCCGAGTGTCTAGTATCCGACACGGGTACTCGAGGTCATATTGAAGAGTCCGAGCAAcatagaataaaactgcatgttATATATTCAATAAACATTTTACTTGGGGTAATTGTTAATTTGTAGACCATCCTATGTTTGTGTTATTTTTCGTAACTTGTATCCTTCATTTGTCTAGGTTTGAAGACTATTTCTCCAACCGTGTGAAGCAGCTGACATTTACTTTTCCGGAGGACGCTGTAACAAGTTCTGGGGCACCATTCTGGTCAGCACCCAAACGTTTTCCGCGCCCATTGCAGTTTTCTGCTGATGACCAGAGCTACCTTCACTTTGTGACGGCAGCATCTATACTGCGTGCAGAGACATTTggtatccctatacctgactgggTCAAATCCCCACCAAAGATGGCTGATGCTGTTAATAATGTTATTGTTCCTGATTTCGAACCTAAGAAAGATGTGAAGATAGTCACagatgaaaaagaaacaagtgtTTCCAATGCTTCAATAGATGATGGTGAGGTGATCGAGCAACTGATATCCAGGTTAGAAAACTGCAGGAAGAAACTTTCTTCTGGCTACAAGATGAGTCCAATTCAGTTTGAGAAGGTATATATTCTCTGGGAAGACTTGATTTGTTCCATTATGTGAAATTTCTTTGCTTAATATTTGCTGTCTCTGTAATTTCATGATGTGTTACTTGGACGTGGGTATGGGTTAGACACGAGGACTCTGTCCTAGAATTAGGATACAGGGGCATGGACATGTTTTTTGTAACAAATATAGTACTCGCTCCATTTATTCATTTTCTTCCCATTTGGTTTTGACACACTTCTTAAGAAATATTGTATAAAATCTTGCCAACGCGCACTTCTGATGAACTATGAGTAATAAATCTCTAGCAGTCATCACCAATCACCACCACCAGCCCAACACCAACTACTACAACCTGACACACAAAATTACTGATGAACTTGTGTGTATGGTGGGGGTGCTGTTGGGGAGGGAAAAGTACGCTGACCAAAACTGGTTTTCGAGATCTTTAATTTATCATAGATCTCATACATAGTAATTTTGAAATTGGTGAATTTTTTGGGAAGATGGGGGGTTGGTTTGTCGTAAAGCTGGTAGTGGCCTCATCGCTGGCTAGTTGTGTGCTTGTCATGGAACTCATTGTGGGCTTGCCGCCTGGCTGGTTGTGGGACTAGCGACT contains:
- the LOC141587044 gene encoding ubiquitin-activating enzyme E1 1-like, coding for MLPIKRPVEGEADDDVHATVTNSDHNPSLLKKPCFIATAESTPSSNLAFETGIAKSDRVAMGLTDGKPNGNNANPSEIDEDLHSRQLAVYGRETMRRLFASNVLVSGLQGLGAEIAKNLILAGVKSVTLHDEGVVELWDLSSNFLFSEKDVGENRARVALPKLQELNNAVAVSTLTTELTKEKLSEFQAVVFTNIDLAKAIEFDEYCRNHQPPIAFIKTEVRGLFGSIFCDFGPGFTVVDVDGNDPYTGIIASISNDNPALITCVDDERLEFQDGDLVVFSEVCGMTELNDGKPRKVKTARPYSFTLDEDTTNFKPYEKGGIVTQVKQPKVLNFKSLRESLTDPGDFLLSDFSKFDRPPLLHLAFQALDKFISELGRFPAAGSEADAEKLKSFVTEINDSSAEGRLENIDQNLLRHFAFGARAVLNPMAAMFGGIVGQEVIKACSGKFHPLFQFYYFDSLESLPSEPLDPSDLKPLNSRYDAQISVFGAKLQKKLEAAKLFVVGSGALGCEFLKNLALMGVSCGSEGTLTITDDDVIEKSNLSRQFLFRDWNIGQSKSTVAATAAASMNPSLRIEALQNRASPETENVFDDTFWENLSVVINALDNVNARLYIDQRCVYFQKPLLESGTLGAKCNTQMVIPHLTENYGASRDPPEKQAPMCTVHSFPHNIDHCLTWARSEFEGLLEKTPAEVNAYLSNPGEYAAAMTKAGDAQARDTLERVIECLDTERCETFEDCITWARLRFEDYFSNRVKQLTFTFPEDAVTSSGAPFWSAPKRFPRPLQFSADDQSYLHFVTAASILRAETFGIPIPDWVKSPPKMADAVNNVIVPDFEPKKDVKIVTDEKETSVSNASIDDGEVIEQLISRLENCRKKLSSGYKMSPIQFEKDDDTNFHMDMIAGLANMRARNYGIPEVDKLKAKFIAGRIIPAIATATAMATGLVCLELYKVVDGGHKVEAYRNTFANLALPLFSMAEPVPPKVIKHQDMSWTVWDRWILKDNPTLKELLDWLRNKGLNAYSISYGSCLLYNSMFPRHRDRMEKKMVDLARDVAKAELPPNRKHFDVVVACEDDEDNDVDIPQVSVYFK